One Stratiformator vulcanicus genomic window, TTTGAAGTTGATCCGCAGCGTCTTCTCGCAATGGGGACAATGCACATATCCCACCCGGAATTCACTCGGCGGCTTCCGGAGGTCAACCTTCGCTCCGCATAGCTTGCACGCGATCTTCGTTCCGACATATCGCCCGTTGACCCTTAATTCGCGATGGCAGCTTTCGCACTCGTGATAAATGCCGCGGGCCGCCACCTCGGCGTGCTCTTTGATTTCTTTTAGCGGGACGAACGCCGGAATCTCGACCGTATCACAATCGAGATCGGTGTTGAGCATCGCGCGGCAATTGCGGCAGCGGACCATGCGTGCCGGCATGTCTTCGCCGCATTCAGGGCAGGCTCCCCCGGGCCAAGCGGGCATGACAGGTTCCTCAATACGACCAAAATCAAATTCAACGACGTCAGCCCGCGGCCTACTCAGGATAACACGACAGAAGACATTAGTCTTGGCCGGGCAGACACATCAGCCGATGGAACGTCCGCAAAAAGAGCTTATTATTCGCAACCGCGGGGGTCGAATAGCTCGGGTCGCCCAAGGCCGTCCGACCGAGCAACTCGAATCGGTCGGACGCGGAAACCACGTACGCCGTGCCGTCCTCGCTCATCGCACACAACCGACCGTCGATGCAGACGGGCGAGCCGCTGAACGCCGCACCGGGCAGACGTTCGATCCAGAGACGACGAAAGTCGGTCGCGTCGAGACAGACGATGATTCCGCCGTCGGTCCACAGGAACAGTTTGCCGTCGTAGTAAACCGGAGTCGGAACATAGGGCAGTGAGCGCGTCATTTCCTTCACGATCGAACCGGCTTTTCGGTCTCCCTTGCCGTACGGGTCGATCGCCAGAAAATCCTTTCCGCCACCGCCCTGCCCAGCCGTTTGGATCACGAAGTCACCGGCCAGGATCGGGCTGCCGACGACCCGCTGCCGGAACCCGCGCGTCGACCAGACTTCTGAACCATCAGCCACGTCGACGGCCGTCACACCCGAGGCGCTGCTGGAGAGAACCACTTGCTTGCGGCCGTTCCGCTCAATCATCAACGGCGTTGAGTAAGCGGTGTGCCCGGAAGCCCGGTCGAGCTTCCAACGGACCTCGCCGTCGAACTTCGAGAAGGCGTACGTTGCACTCGGTCCCAATTGGTCATTCGTCACAATGACGAGATCACCCACCAGCAATGGCGACGCGCCGTGTCCGTGCTTGCTGTCGAACGGCCCGACGTCTTGCCGCCACAACAGTTCGCCATCGTGATCGAATGCGGAGACGACGAATTGCTCCGTATCGGCGAACGTCGTGCAGACGACGTCGGCATCGACGGCGGGCGATCCGGAGGCCCAACTGTTTTTCTGGTGCAGATGATTTGAATCGAGGTTGAGGTCGACCGACCAGATGGACGCACCGGTGGCGATGTCGATCGCGATCAATCGGCGATCGCGGCCGTCGTTCGTGGCCGTGTTGAGGAACAGGCGATCCCCCCACACGACCGGCGACGAATGGCCCACCCCTTCGATTTCGACGTTCCACAAGTAGTCTTCGGCAGCCCATTTGCTGGGGATGGTTGTTCCACTGACGACACCGGCGCCATCCGGTCCACGAAATCGCGGCCAATGTTCGGCCGCCGAGGCTTGGGCGGGGTAGGCAATAAGGACGATCATTCCCAGCGCAACAGCGAATTGGACTGATTTAGAGATAGGAATCGCGCGACCGAACAGGGCACTTCGCAGAGCCGAAATTGATGTCATGTTTGGAAACTCTTGAGTAAAGACCGCGGAAGGAATTGCAAGCGGCGGTTGTCGAAGTTGCTGTCAAAGATGCCGTGTTCGTCATCGCCAAATGGGGCAATGATCATCATGGAAACTGCCCGGCGAGTCCATCGTATCGGATTAGGCGCATCGGATCGCCTCTTTTGCGTACAATTGGCGTCAGCTTGGTCCCAGACGCTCGACAGCGTATTTTGTCAACATGGGCGGGATAAGTGAAACTGACATGCGGACACGGGAACACCTAGCGCAGGATCATGCGTATCTCGTCGTGCGCAGCGGCGCGAGTTGGCGCGACGTCTATCGGCTCGAGCCGGACCGGGTCCTCACGGTCGGACGCGCCGCCGAAAATCGCATCGTTCTCGCCGACGAAATGTGCAGCCGGCGTCACTGCGAGATCTACGGTCAGGCCGAGCAATGGAAGGTCCGTGACCTCGATAGTCGAAATGGGACGGAGGTCGACGGCAAACCGATCATCGAACTGGAACTGTCCGAAGGCAACGTCATTCAGATCGGCAGCACCGAGCTGATGTTTTCGTTCGATCTCGGGCGGATCGAGGCGGCACGCAACGGCGAAGATCAGCAATCGGCCACGATCACCGCTACTGGTCCGGAGATTCTCGATCGGCGAAAGGTCACCAGTTACCTGTCGCTCGAAGACTTGGAGCGTGCCGAAGACCTCGCGCGGCTCGGGGAGGATTTGGCGAGCCTGTATCGCCTGGCACTCAGCATGGCCGAGGTGGACGATATCTCCGACCTCGGACGGCGCGTCCTCGATCAACTCTGCAAGCGAACCGGGGCGGAGATCGGCGCGTTACTAATCACGAAGAAGTCGTCGCTCGACCTGCCACGCCTCAAGGTGCCCAACGACTTCGATTTGACCGCGTTTCACTCTGCCGATGGCGATCAGCCGAATCTGTCGCATTCCGTCTCCGAGATCGTACTCGACAGCGACGAAGCCGTGCTCGCTAACGATCTCGCCGACGACAGTCGACTCTCCGATCGAGACAGCCTTGGTGAATTACGGGCGCGGGGCGTGATTTGTGCGCCGATGCGGTGGGACGAAAAGACTTACGGGCTCGTCCACCTCTACACGATGAATCCGCAAATTCGATTGGGCACCAATGACCTCGACTTCACGTTGGCCGTTGCCAACCAATTGGCGATCGTCGTCAATCAGAAGCACGAGCGAGACCGCCTGACGCTGAACCTGACTCGGGCCGAAAGCGAAAATCGAAACCTCAAGCAGCAGCTTCGATCTGAGACCGAGATCATCGGCGACAGCCCGCCGATGCAGCAGCTTAAGACCGAGATTGCTCGGGTCGCTCCGACCGAGGCGACGGTCCTCGTGCGGGGCGAAAGCGGCGTTGGCAAGGAACTGGTCGCACGGGCCCTGCACGCCGGCAGCGGCCGCGCTAGCGGCCCGCTCGTCTGCCTCAACTGCGCGGCTCTCGCCGAGAGCCTATTGGAAAGCGAACTCTTCGGACACGAAAAAGGGGCCTTTACCGGCGCGACGGCCAAGAAAGCGGGTAAGTTCGAACAAGCCGACGGCGGGACGCTCTTTCTGGACGAAGTCGGCGAAATGCCCATGTCGATTCAGGCGAAGTTCCTGCGAGCGATGGAGGGACACGCCTTCGAACGGGTCGGCGGAAGCCGCCCGATCTCGGCCGATGTGCGGATCGTGGCGGCGACCAATCGCGATCTTGAAACAGCCGTGCGCGAGGGAGACTTTCGCCGAGACCTCTACTTTCGCCTCAATGTGGTCATCGTCACGGTGCCTCCACTGAAGCGACGAACAGGCGACATCGACATTCTAGCCCGGCACTTCGTGCAAAAGTTTTCGATGCGCAGCGACCGCGTGATTCGCGGCTTGACCAAATCGGCGGTCGAGTTGCTGCGGCACCATTCTTGGCCCGGGAACGTGCGAGAGCTTCAAAATACAATCGAACGTGCTGTCATCCTGTGCGAGGGGGACGAGATCGCTGACACCGATCTGCAACTCATGCCGCTCGATCAGGAAGAGGTCTCAACCGATACCGCAGAGTTCGCACCCGTTTCGCTTGCGGAAGTGGAGCGCCGACACATTCTGGCGACGCTCACGTCGACCGACGGCAACAAATCGAAGGCCGCCCAGATCCTCGGCATCGAACGTTCGACACTCGATCGCAAACTCAAGCGATATCGCGACGGTTAACAAAACGACGTATCTCGATGTTTGCCAAACTGAACAGGACAAATGCGTCGAGATGCCGCATCGCACCCTACTTTTCTGAACTTTCCGCTAGTAATTTGCCGGAAAGTTATTGACCCGTTTGAAATTCCGGCGAGAATCGGCGCGTTAAAGAACGAAAGCCGCCTTGGCTGGTCCTGCCACATCAGAGACTCCCTGTCGTTTGTTTGGGAGCCTCCGTGTCTTATTTAACGGGCTGACCGCGAGTTCATCACTCGGCGTGTATCGCCGTCTGGACTTCGAGGCGCTTCGATTCGATTTTCGCTGGTTCTAGGAGTACGGATATGTCTTTTACGTTCGATGAAGAAGTTGAAGGTCAGCAGAGTGAATATTTGGAGCACCCTTCGGACGAATATGATTTTCTGACCGAAGAGGATTTCCTGGCCATGGGAATCGATCCGACGATGCCGACCGAAGCAAAGCCCGGGTCTGAAGACAAGGTTCTGATGTTGGCTGCCCGTTATGCAGCCGGCTTGCCTCTGTGGCACGATTGCGACCGATATGATCACGGACCGGCGGTTTTTGACCCCTCAATGCTTGAATTTGCGGCTCAGGATGACGCCAAATAGTTGAGCAAACGCCGTTCCAAGACGAATCGCAAAAGGCCCCGAAGGTCGCTGACCTTCGGGGCCTTTTATTTCAATTTCGCGGCGATGCCGTAGTCAATCGCTCGATTTTGACTCGCATCAAAAGCAGACGGCCGCGTCACTCAGCCGGTTCGATTTTGACGATCTCGAGCCGCAATGTGCCGGTCGGAATCTCTGTCTCGGCCTGATCGCCCACCTTCTTGCCTTCGAGCGCCTGCGCGATCGGGCTACTTGTGAGAATCTTCATCGGCTCGGCGGAATAGTCCTCTTCGCCCGGCCCGACGAGTTCGTACTGTTCTTCTATATCGTCCGACAGGTCTTTGACCGTCACGATCGTTCCGAAACCGACCACGTCCTTCGGCAGGTCTTCCTTCTTGACGATCACGCAATTGGAGAGTCGGCTCTTCAACTGGTAGATCTTGGCCTGCAGCATCCCCTGCTGTTCTCGCTGGCCATGATATTCCGCATTCTCGCTCAGATCGCCTTCTTCGCGGGCGACTTTGATCGCCTCGCGGACCTGCGGCATCTCGACTTCTTCGAGCTGTTTGATCTCGGCCAGAATCTTGTCGTAGCCAGCTTGGGTGATCGGTTGTCGGTCCATAAGTACGCCCTCGCAATACAGAATCGCCACGTCCGGATTTTCCGGCGGGCGAAAAGAAAGACGGGCCGCACGTCGTCGGCCCGTCACTTCATTTTGAACAGCGAAACATTATATCAACGCCGCGAGACGTTTCGCCAGCGTAATCAGCCCGCAACGTCGGTCCAGCAACGCTCCTTCGCACTGTGGAGCACTGCATCGCAAACCTGCTGGGTCTCCAGAGCATCCCGGAACGTCGGACCGGCGGCCTCGCCGGTTTCGAGGCTCTTCAGGAAGTCCGCCACCTGATGGATGAAGGTGTGCTCGTACCCGATGCATAGTCCGGGGACCCACCAGTGATCCATGTAAGGCATGTCACCATCAGTGATGTGAACCGTCCGCCAACCACGGACGACCGAGTCGTCGCTGTGGTCGAAGTACTCCAGTCGGTTCAGATCGTGCAGGTCCCAGCGGATAGATGCCTTTTCGCCATTGATCTCGAACGTGTAAAGCGCCTTGTGCCCGCGGGCGTAACGGGTCGACTCGAACAGCCCCAGCGAACCGTTGCCGAAGTGGCACAGAAACGCACAGGCATCGTCGATCTTCACCGCTTCCATTTTTCCGGTCAGGTTGTGCATCCGCTCTTTGACGAAGGTCTCGGTCATCGCGGAGACATCGGTGATCGAGCCGTTGAGCCAAATCGCGGTGTCGATGCAGTGGGCCAGCAGGTCGCCGGTCACCCCACTCCCGGCGGCTTCGGCATCGAGTCGCCACAGCGCCGCCCCGCCCTGCGGTAAGTCCGCGTTGATCGTCCAGTCCTGCAGGAAGTTGGCGCGATAGTGGAATATCTTGCCGAGACGACCTTCGTCGATGAGTTGCTTGGCGAGCGTGACGGCCGGGATGCGGCGATAGTTGTACCAAACGATATTGGGGACACCGGCCTTCTCGACCGCCTCGCACATCTTCTCCGCTTCTTCGGAATCAATGGCCAACGGCTTTTCGCACAGGATCGTCTTGCCCGCTTCTGCGGCAGCGATCGCCGGTCCACTGTGCAGGTTGTTCGGCGTGCAGATATCGATCGCGTCGATGTCATTCCGCGCGATCAACTGCTTCCAGTCGGTCTCGACCGATTCGTAGCCCCATTGATCGGCAAAGGCCTGTGCCTTCTCCTTATCCCGCCCGCAGACAGCCTTCTTCACCGGCTTATACTCGGTGTCGAAGAAATGGCTGACTTGTGAGTAAGCGTTCGAATGCGTCCGGCCCATAAAGCCGTAACCGATCAGGCCGATGTTGAGTGGTTTAGACATGGTGTGGGTTCCCTATAGTGGCGAAAAAAAACTCAATTGCGCGGCTGACAAATCAGCGTGACGACTTCAGTTCCGCAAGCATGTTGCAGAGCATTGCTCCTTGCTCAATCGCATCGTCAAGTGCTTTGTGGGTGTGAGGCAACTTGTCGAACCAGCGTTTGGGCATGTTCCGTTTCGTCGAATTACGATAGTCCTTTCGGAGTAAGGCCATCGCAAGCGTCTTCATATCGAGCGCGGAGTGCGAAAACGGGCTGCGACCGACGAATCGAATGAGATACCAATAGACAAACAGGAAGTCGAAACCGGCCGGATAGGCCGCGAACACGGGCTTCCCCTCAAGGCTCTCGATCCAGCTCACATATCGATGCATTGCTTTGTCGGGAGGCTGCGGCTCGGTTCGACACGCGGCCCACGCGTCGGGCTGAGTTTTCCACCACTTCATGGTGTCGGGATGTCCGCTTGCTCCATCAAGCAAATCGAGATTGACCTCGAAGGTGTTCACGAGCGACTTATCGGCAAGATACGCGGCGCTACCGAGACTGAGCATTGAATGCGGGCCGGGGATGGGGCCGTCAGTTTCGACGTCAGTGCTGATGTAGATTTCGGGTTTAGGCATGGTTCAATGTCGCAATTTCGCAGCGCGCAGAACGCCATCCGCCCATGCGGCATCTTCGGCCTCGAGCGGCGGGTTCGGCTCTTCCGTATAGTCGATACGGTCTTCGTAAGGCCCCGTGTCGAAAGCAGCGTTGACGCAAACCTGCAGGTCAAGCACGACATCGGTGTCGCGAGCTCTGAGAGGAACCGGGATGCGCGGAAGGCGTTCGCGAACGCCGAGTAAGTAGAATTCGAAATCCTCGGACCCACGCCGCCCGATGTTGATTGCGTAGTCGTGCGCCTTGCTATTCTCGAAGACAGCCGGCGGCAGGTCGACGATCGGCCGACCACCGCGAAGCAGGTCGACCTCGACCAAGTGAATGCCCGCCCGGCGGGTTTCTTTTTGCTTACGTCGGTAAAGCCTACGACCTTTCCCACGGCTTTTATTTGCCGGACTAACAATCTCGATTCCCGATACGATTTGATTTCCATCCTTGGAATAAATTTCGATGTATGGCTGTCGGTACTCAATCTCGGTTCGAGCGACGCGGATCGGTTCATCGGCGTCGAGTACCGCCACGTTCGGCTCGCGCATCGTGGCGGGACGTCGCAGCACGGTCAGGTCGGGCAGGATTCGCTGGCCAGCCTCCGCGAGCCAGATGCGTTCTCCCACATCCGCGAAATAGCCGGCCGCTCTGAGCGGCATTTTGAGTTGGCGGAGAATTTCGACGATCAAGACTTGATGAAAGCCAACCCAGTGAATCGGCGACTCCAAGTAGGGATCCATTCCCGGAAACGGACTCGGCATATTTTAGCCTCTCACAGTCTCACCGGGCGAACGGACGCATCGCCACCCGGCGTTTACCTCCGCCAGTTTATACGAAGAAGACCTTCGAGCCATAGAACTCTGTTTTCCTCAGCCGGGCATTGAATCCTATTCCCACCCGCACTTTTCACGCACGGCGACCATCTTCTCCAGGATCGCGTTCCATGTCGCGGGCTTCTCCATCACGTCGTTGGGGAACATGCAGCCGTCCCAGCAGATGTGCTCGATGCCGCGACTCGGGGCATCTTTGAGCCAATACTTCGAGCACTCCACGATGTCGAGCTTGCCGCCCGGATCATCGGCGAGGCAGTGACGTCCGGTCTTGTCGTGGCTGCCGGTGCCGTGGACGCTGCCGTCGTTCTGGGCGACATGGAAGTCGATCGTCCAAGGGCGCAGGGCATCAGTCATGGTCTCGTAAGCGGCCCGGAAATCTTCGTCGCTGTAGCCTTCCTGAAGCAGTGCGTGCTCGGGAGCGTTATAGCCCATCAGATAGAGATAGGTGTGTGCGAGGTCGGCTTGAAATCCGAGCGTCTCGGGCATGTCAACCGCTTCGAGCAGGTTGAGCACGTCCTTCCACGAGTGCATCCCCGCCCAACAAATTTCGCCCTCAGCGGCCAATCGCTCGCCGTGGTCGGCTGCTACTTTCGCGGCCTCTTTGAAGGTCTCCGCGATCTTCTTTGTTCCGGCTTCCGGGTCCTTGACCCACTCCTCAGTGCCGGTGGCCGAGTCGATACGGATGCAGCCGTAGGAGCGGACGCCGTGCTCGTTAAAGACCTTCGCAATGCGGCAGGCTTTCTCGACGGCGGTCACGAATTTCTTTCGCTGCTCGGCATCGCCCATGGCCGAATCGCCGACGGTACCCGGCCAGATGGGGGCGACGAGCGAACCGATCTTGAAGTCGTAGCCGGCGACCTTGTCGGCGATCGCCTTGAGCTCGTCGTCCGAGGCATCGGGGTCGGTATGCGGCAGGAAGAGGAAGTAATCGACCCCCTCGAACTTCTGCCCGTTGACCTCCGCGGCGGCGGTCCACTCGAGCATCTGGTCGAGACTGATCGGGGGGTTGTCGGTCCCCTCTTCCTTCCCGACAAGCCCGGGCCACATGGCGTTATGAAGTTTGGGTTTGTTGTGCGGCATTTTTTCTCCTACCAAGGCGACGACATGTCGTCGCCTTGACGTGTTACTCAAAAGGTGATTTCCAATCGAAAACCGTCGCGCCCTGTTCCTCGTGTTTTTTCACATAGGCGACGGCGTTCAGGTACTCGCGCTCTGTCGGTTTCGACTTCATATGACAGCACCGGCTCCAGGCCCGCCCCGAGGTCATTCCTAAGGAGTGCAACTGTCGAGTCGCGGCTGCCTTGAGACGACCAACAGCCTTTCGGATTTCGAGTGAACCGAACTTGGCCAACAGGTGAGTGTGGTCTGACATGACCGCAATCACCGAGGGCTGTAACTCCATCGAACTGGATTCGTCATAGACTGCGGCGACAACAATCTGCTGTTCATTTTCCTCGAGATAGACAGGTTCCGCCGCCATCATCTGCTCAGCACTATAGTGCAGGTCCTCGTATCTCCTCGCCTCGTAGGTCTTTTCGTTATGTTTCGCATACCGCTCGGGCGGCGGCACGTACTCGCGCTTGCGCCATGTCTGAAAGCCGCGGGGGTCGCCAGGAAGCCACGTACCGTAGGTGGACCAAGTAACGAGCCACCACTTCCCGGTCATTGGATTTTCCTCGAACGAATTAAAACCAAGGCGACGACAAGTCATCGCCTTGGTGAGATCGAAATCAATCCTTATAAGCCCCCATCTCCGGCGCATCGGGTTGGGCCCCCGGGCCGAAGTACCGCAGGCCGACGAGGGGTTCTGTTCCCGTGTTCTCGAACTTCACGCCGTCTTTCGCCGCTTTCGCCGTGACGAAGACTTCGTCTTCGGTCATCGCGCCGAAGCGAATCATCGCCGGGGTTTGCAGTTTCAAATTGCCGATCCGGCCCGATCCCTGCACCGTGATCCAGCCGTAGGCGCCGCCGTCTTTGATCGTGCAGTTTGCGCCGGGCTGTAGGGTGAGTTCCTTCGCCGTAAAGAGTTGTTCACCGCCGACCTTGCCGTAGACGATCCACTTGTCGACCCAGCCTTCCGACTCGCCTCCTTCGGAAATCACCGGCTCCAGGTAGTGGTTGTCCTTAAAATTCGGATCGACGTTGCCATCCCAGTCGAGGGCGTCGACGATGTATTCCAGATCCTGATGCTTGTCCTCCGGGAAGTCTTTCACCAAGAGCGACCAAGGCACGTCGCGGCCTTCGACCAGCGACTGGTACATCGCGAAAACGTCGCTGCCCCACTGGGGCTCGTACGTGACGAGACTGCCCGGTGCGTGCAGCACGCAAGGCGGGATCAACCAACCGGTGCCGGGTTTGAGGCGATAGGCCTTCGAGAAGTCGATGATGCCGTTGTCGCCGTCATTCCAGCGCTCCAGGCATTTGACGATGTCGTCCTTCGTGGTGCCCGGCTCAAGCCCCATGAACGTGTACGGGAAGTTATTTCCGATCGCGTTCATCTGCGGCGGGAAGTAGTACGATTCCGGCTTGCCTTCCTGTCCGACGAGTTTGGCCTGCTCGGCGCTTTGGTGCATGTGGTGCGGGATCGGGCCCATGTTGTCGAAAAACTTGGAATAGACGGGCCATTTGCCGTACTTGTTCCAAATCTCCTCGCCGATCACGTCGCCCTTCAGCTCTTCAATCGCTTCTTTAAGCGTGAATCGTTCGCCTTGGAACACACAGTAGCTCAGGCCCTCATCGGGCGGTGCACCTTCATTGGCGGCCGGGGTCGTCGAGCCAAACCAACGTTCGTCGATGCCGCCGCGATCCTTTCCGAGGGCGTAGTAATCGTCCGGGTGGAGTTTCAGCCGACGGCCCGGTTGCAGGAAAGAGCGAGGCACCCATGTCGGGGCGAGACGGAAGATGCCGCCCCCTTCGGTGAGGGCATTGATCGCGGTTTGAGCAGCCTTGGACATCGCAGTGAACCTCTCCGGCAGTCGCCGGTCATTGCCAGGATGAATCGGTTGGAATCCGTATTTTGCCACCGCACTCCGCACTGCGAAACCGTAGGCGGAAATTGATGCGATACTCGAGGGTGGAGCGGCACGTCGCCGTTTGGCCGCGACCGACAGGGAGCGCTACAGCGTGACTCGATTCGCCTTGTCACGACGATTCGTTACCGTAGATAGAGCACGCCGAGGGGTGTGTGGGACGCGACGGCGCAGGAGCACAAAAATGCGGGTGGGAGTACTGGGAGCGACCGGCTACACGGCGCTTGAACTGCTGAAGATTCTCGTGCGGCATCCCGATGTCGAAGTCACTGGTCTGACGACGCGGCAGGAGCACACGCCGCACGTCTCGGAGGTGCATCCGAGCCTCACGGGTCGGCTCGATCTGAAGTGCGAAGACCTCCGTACAGCCGAACTCGCCGAGCGGGCCGAGTTGGTTTTCTGCGCCGTACCGCACGGCGCGGCGATGGCGGCAGTGCCGGAACTACTAGAAGCCGGTTGCAAGGTCATTGACCTGAGCGCCGATTACCGACTCAGCGACCCGGCGGTCTATGAATCCTGGTACGGCCTCGTCCACACCGACCCGACCCGATTGGGGACGACCGTCTATGGGCTACCTGAGCTGTTCGCAGATGACATTCCCGGCAAAGACCTGATCGCGAACCCCGGCTGCTACACCAGCACGTCGATCCTTGGCCTCGCCCCGCTTCTGGCTGAAGGACTGATCGAACCAACGGGGATCATTATCGACGCCAAGAGCGGCGTCTCCGGGGCCGGTCGGACACCCAAGATGACGACGCTGTACCCCGAGTGCAACGAGTCGATCAGCGCCTACGCCGTCGGGCGGCACCGACACACACCGGAAATCGAGCAAGTGCTGTCGAAGGTCTCTGGCAAGTCGGTCGAGGTGCTCTTCACACCCCATCTGGTCCCGATGGATCGCGGGATTCTCGCCACGATGTATGCCACGCCGACGGAGCAGCGCAGCGATGACGACCTGCTCGAAGCGATGCGAAACTACTACCGGGGCAAACCGTTCGTCCGTGTCGTCGACCGACTCCCCGCCACCAAGGACGTCTCCGGCACCAACTTCTGCGACGTCACCGTCCGCCAATGCCGCGGCAAGGTGCTGGTACTCTCGGTGACCGATAACCTCATCAAAGGCGCATCGGGCGTGGCGGTGCAGAATCTGAATTTGCTGGCCGGGTTCGACGAGACCGCGGGGTTGTTGTGAACAAAGCTAAACGTCTCTTTTTGGCAATAGAGATCACCAAGTGGCGGAGGTTTACTCTCTGTCGCCAGACACCCCGCTGACGCCGACAGGCTGCGTCGAATGCGTCGCCGATTTTGGCTGCCACATCGGGCGACCAGACTCCGCGGCACGACTTGCCGCATCGGCGGCGATCGCCGCGACATCACCACCAAACCGTTCAGATATATCGCGCCGGACGCGATGAATCTCTTCGATGGGGCTTTCAGGTTTCGGTTTCTGAGTC contains:
- the argC gene encoding N-acetyl-gamma-glutamyl-phosphate reductase, whose product is MRVGVLGATGYTALELLKILVRHPDVEVTGLTTRQEHTPHVSEVHPSLTGRLDLKCEDLRTAELAERAELVFCAVPHGAAMAAVPELLEAGCKVIDLSADYRLSDPAVYESWYGLVHTDPTRLGTTVYGLPELFADDIPGKDLIANPGCYTSTSILGLAPLLAEGLIEPTGIIIDAKSGVSGAGRTPKMTTLYPECNESISAYAVGRHRHTPEIEQVLSKVSGKSVEVLFTPHLVPMDRGILATMYATPTEQRSDDDLLEAMRNYYRGKPFVRVVDRLPATKDVSGTNFCDVTVRQCRGKVLVLSVTDNLIKGASGVAVQNLNLLAGFDETAGLL